From a region of the Chlorocebus sabaeus isolate Y175 chromosome 23, mChlSab1.0.hap1, whole genome shotgun sequence genome:
- the LOC119623709 gene encoding NADH dehydrogenase [ubiquinone] iron-sulfur protein 8, mitochondrial-like — MHCLTMPTLLRALAQATHAGPPGGRTLHSSAVAATYKYVNLQEFKTDMKSVTDRAARTLLWTELFRGLGMTLSYLFREPATINYPLEKGPLSPRFRGEHALRRYPSGKERCIACKLCQAVCAAQAITIEAEPRADGSRRTTRYEIDMTKCIYCGFCLEACPVDAIVEGPNFEFSTETHEELLYNKEKLLNNGDKWEAEIATNIQADYLYR; from the coding sequence ATGCACTGCCTGACCATGCCCACGCTGCTGCGGGCCCTGGCCCAGGCCACACATGCAGGACCTCCTGGTGGCCGGACCCTCCACAGCAGTGCAGTGGCAGCCACTTACAAGTATGTGAACCTGCAGGAGTTTAAGACGGACATGAAGTCAGTGACTGACCGGGCAGCCCGGACCCTGCTGTGGACTGAGCTCTTCCGAGGCCTGGGCATGACCCTGAGCTACCTGTTCCGGGAACCCGCCACCATCAACTACCCGTTGGAGAAGGGCCCGCTGAGCCCTCGCTTCCGTGGGGAGCACGCACTGCGCCGGTACCCATCCGGGAAGGAGCGCTGCATTGCGTGCAAGCTCTGCCAGGCCGTCTGCGCTGCCCAGGCCATCACCATCGAGGCTGAGCCAAGAGCTGATGGCAGCCGCCGGACCACCCGCTATGAAATCGACATGACCAAGTGTATCTACTGCGGCTTCTGCCTGGAGGCCTGCCCCGTGGATGCCATCGTCGAGGGCCCCAACTTTGAGTTCTCCACGGAGACGCATGAGGAGCTGCTGTACAACAAGGAGAAGCTGCTCAACAATGGGGACAAGTGGGAGGCCGAGATTGCCACCAACATCCAGGCTGACTACCTGTACCGGTGA
- the B4GALT7 gene encoding beta-1,4-galactosyltransferase 7 isoform X2, with the protein MFPSRRKAAQLPWEDGRSRLLSGSLPRKCSVFHLFVACLLLGFFSLLWLQLSCSGDVGRAARGQGQETSGPPRACPPEPPPEQWEEDASWGPHRLAVLVPFRERFEELLVFVPHMHHFLSRKKIQHHIYVLNQVDHFRFNRAALINVGFLESSNSTDYIAMHDVDLLPLNEELDYGFPEAGPFHVASPELHPLYHYKTYVGGILLLSKQHYQLCNGMSNRFWGWGREDDEFYRRIKGAGLQLFRPSGITTGYKTFHHLHDPAWRKRDQKRIAAQKQEQFKVDREGGLNTVKYHVDSRTALSVGGAPCTVLNIMLDCDKTATPWCTFS; encoded by the exons GTCCAGGTTGCTCTCCGGCAGCCTCCCTCGGAAATGTTCCGTCTTCCACCTCTTCGTGGCCTGTCTCTTACTGGGCTTCTTCTCCCTGCTCTGGCTGCAGCTCAGCTGCTCTGGTGATGTGGGCCGGGCAGCCAGGGGACAAGGGCAGGAGACCTCAGGCCCTCCTCGGGCCTGCCCCCCAGAGCCACCCCCTGAGCAGTGGGAAGAAGACGCATCCTGGGGTCCCCACCGCTTGGCAGTGCTGGTGCCCTTCCGCGAACGCTTCGAGGAGCTCCTGGTCTTTGTGCCCCACATGCACCACTTCCTGAGCAGGAAGAAGATCCAGCACCACATCTATGTACTCAACCAGGTGGACCACTTCAG GTTCAACCGGGCGGCGCTTATCAACGTGGGCTTCCTGGAGAGCAGCAACAGCACGGACTACATTGCCATGCATGACGTTGACCTGCTCCCTCTCAACGAGGAGCTGGACTATGGCTTTCCTGAGGCTGGGCCCTTCCACGTGGCCTCCCCGGAGCTCCACCCTCTCTACCACTACAAGACTTATGTCGGCGGCATCCTGCTGCTCTCCAAGCAGCACTACCAGCTG TGCAACGGGATGTCCAACCGCTTCTGGGGCTGGGGCCGCGAGGACGATGAGTTCTACCGGCGCATTAAAGGAGCTGGGCTGCAG CTTTTCCGCCCCTCGGGAATCACAACTGGGTACAAGACGTTTCACCACCTGCATGACCCAGCCTGGCGGAAGAGGGACCAGAAGCGCATCGCGGCTCAAAAACAG gaGCAGTTCAAGGTGGACAGGGAGGGAGGCCTGAACACTGTGAAGTACCATGTGGATTCCCGCACTGCCCTGTCCGTGGGCGGGGCCCCCTGTACTGTCCTCAACATCATGTTGGACTGTGACAAGACTGCCACGCCCTGGTGCACATTCAGCTGA
- the B4GALT7 gene encoding beta-1,4-galactosyltransferase 7 isoform X3, with amino-acid sequence MHHFLSRKKIQHHIYVLNQVDHFRFNRAALINVGFLESSNSTDYIAMHDVDLLPLNEELDYGFPEAGPFHVASPELHPLYHYKTYVGGILLLSKQHYQLCNGMSNRFWGWGREDDEFYRRIKGAGLQLFRPSGITTGYKTFHHLHDPAWRKRDQKRIAAQKQEQFKVDREGGLNTVKYHVDSRTALSVGGAPCTVLNIMLDCDKTATPWCTFS; translated from the exons ATGCACCACTTCCTGAGCAGGAAGAAGATCCAGCACCACATCTATGTACTCAACCAGGTGGACCACTTCAG GTTCAACCGGGCGGCGCTTATCAACGTGGGCTTCCTGGAGAGCAGCAACAGCACGGACTACATTGCCATGCATGACGTTGACCTGCTCCCTCTCAACGAGGAGCTGGACTATGGCTTTCCTGAGGCTGGGCCCTTCCACGTGGCCTCCCCGGAGCTCCACCCTCTCTACCACTACAAGACTTATGTCGGCGGCATCCTGCTGCTCTCCAAGCAGCACTACCAGCTG TGCAACGGGATGTCCAACCGCTTCTGGGGCTGGGGCCGCGAGGACGATGAGTTCTACCGGCGCATTAAAGGAGCTGGGCTGCAG CTTTTCCGCCCCTCGGGAATCACAACTGGGTACAAGACGTTTCACCACCTGCATGACCCAGCCTGGCGGAAGAGGGACCAGAAGCGCATCGCGGCTCAAAAACAG gaGCAGTTCAAGGTGGACAGGGAGGGAGGCCTGAACACTGTGAAGTACCATGTGGATTCCCGCACTGCCCTGTCCGTGGGCGGGGCCCCCTGTACTGTCCTCAACATCATGTTGGACTGTGACAAGACTGCCACGCCCTGGTGCACATTCAGCTGA
- the B4GALT7 gene encoding beta-1,4-galactosyltransferase 7 isoform X1 has product MFPSRRKAAQLPWEDGRSRLLSGSLPRKCSVFHLFVACLLLGFFSLLWLQLSCSGDVGRAARGQGQETSGPPRACPPEPPPEQWEEDASWGPHRLAVLVPFRERFEELLVFVPHMHHFLSRKKIQHHIYVLNQVDHFRFNRAALINVGFLESSNSTDYIAMHDVDLLPLNEELDYGFPEAGPFHVASPELHPLYHYKTYVGGILLLSKQHYQLHCRGGGACKHLVLIQNCPGRGALPSSRRPKAPREDGPSDAACLCVSATGCPTASGAGAARTMSSTGALKELGCSFSAPRESQLGTRRFTTCMTQPGGRGTRSASRLKNRSSSRWTGREA; this is encoded by the exons GTCCAGGTTGCTCTCCGGCAGCCTCCCTCGGAAATGTTCCGTCTTCCACCTCTTCGTGGCCTGTCTCTTACTGGGCTTCTTCTCCCTGCTCTGGCTGCAGCTCAGCTGCTCTGGTGATGTGGGCCGGGCAGCCAGGGGACAAGGGCAGGAGACCTCAGGCCCTCCTCGGGCCTGCCCCCCAGAGCCACCCCCTGAGCAGTGGGAAGAAGACGCATCCTGGGGTCCCCACCGCTTGGCAGTGCTGGTGCCCTTCCGCGAACGCTTCGAGGAGCTCCTGGTCTTTGTGCCCCACATGCACCACTTCCTGAGCAGGAAGAAGATCCAGCACCACATCTATGTACTCAACCAGGTGGACCACTTCAG GTTCAACCGGGCGGCGCTTATCAACGTGGGCTTCCTGGAGAGCAGCAACAGCACGGACTACATTGCCATGCATGACGTTGACCTGCTCCCTCTCAACGAGGAGCTGGACTATGGCTTTCCTGAGGCTGGGCCCTTCCACGTGGCCTCCCCGGAGCTCCACCCTCTCTACCACTACAAGACTTATGTCGGCGGCATCCTGCTGCTCTCCAAGCAGCACTACCAGCTG CACTGCAGAGGTGGAGGAGCCTGTAAGCACCTGGTGCTTATTCAGAACTGCCCGGGGAGAGGGGCACTCCCAAGCAGTAGGAGACCAAAGGCCCCCCGGGAGGATGGACCGAGTGACGCTGCTTGTCTCTGTGTCAGTGCAACGGGATGTCCAACCGCTTCTGGGGCTGGGGCCGCGAGGACGATGAGTTCTACCGGCGCATTAAAGGAGCTGGGCTGCAG CTTTTCCGCCCCTCGGGAATCACAACTGGGTACAAGACGTTTCACCACCTGCATGACCCAGCCTGGCGGAAGAGGGACCAGAAGCGCATCGCGGCTCAAAAACAG gaGCAGTTCAAGGTGGACAGGGAGGGAGGCCTGA